From Lujinxingia litoralis, the proteins below share one genomic window:
- a CDS encoding FAD binding domain-containing protein — MTTHVEFWLNDRRIITDVPDGMLVLDYLRKDRLLTGTKEGCKEGDCGACSVLIGEVVEGVMRYLPVTSCLTPVGEMHGKHVVSIEGLNLPGKLNPVQQAMVERVGAQCGFCTPGFIVSMCWYMMAARETPTLEGFQRAFSGNLCRCTGYAAINRASLDLVADFGPGGKWASIWEAEDRLGALLEAGLLPAYFAEMPRRLSAIGEMEEVPRAEADADFFVAGGTDLYVQKGELLPRSQVKILNRHPEMKGIRQVGDRLHIGALTTFEEFGADPGVAAFIPEIQDYLRLIASLPLRNRATIAGNIINASPIGDMTAIMLALDTTLVFTQGDQTREVELKRFYKGYKTFDKRPGEIMTEMHLALPPQGTAVLFEKVSKRRCLDIATVNSGAKLRISDEGVIEEASLTVGGVAATPLWLEKTGEFLVGKSLTPELLREALKVAHTEMSPISDVRGSADYKRLLATQLLTAHFVKLAGDRVSVEAMLAG, encoded by the coding sequence ATGACCACCCATGTAGAGTTCTGGCTCAACGACCGCCGCATCATCACCGACGTCCCCGACGGGATGCTGGTGCTCGACTACCTGCGCAAAGACCGCCTGCTCACCGGTACCAAAGAGGGCTGCAAAGAGGGCGACTGCGGGGCCTGCTCGGTGCTCATTGGCGAGGTGGTCGAGGGGGTGATGCGCTACCTCCCGGTGACCAGCTGCCTGACCCCGGTTGGTGAGATGCACGGCAAGCATGTGGTGTCGATCGAGGGGCTGAACCTGCCCGGGAAGCTCAACCCGGTGCAGCAGGCCATGGTCGAGCGGGTGGGCGCGCAGTGCGGGTTCTGCACCCCGGGGTTCATCGTCTCGATGTGCTGGTACATGATGGCCGCGCGCGAGACGCCGACCCTGGAGGGCTTTCAGCGCGCGTTCAGCGGCAACCTCTGCCGGTGCACGGGTTATGCGGCGATCAACCGGGCGAGCCTCGATCTGGTGGCCGACTTCGGCCCCGGGGGCAAGTGGGCCTCGATCTGGGAGGCCGAGGATCGTCTGGGCGCGCTGCTGGAGGCCGGCCTGCTGCCGGCCTACTTCGCCGAGATGCCCCGGCGCCTCAGCGCCATTGGCGAGATGGAGGAGGTCCCCCGGGCCGAGGCCGACGCGGATTTCTTTGTGGCCGGCGGCACCGACCTCTACGTGCAAAAGGGCGAGCTCTTGCCGCGCTCCCAGGTCAAAATCCTCAACCGGCATCCCGAGATGAAGGGCATCCGCCAGGTGGGCGATCGCCTGCACATCGGCGCGCTGACCACCTTTGAGGAGTTCGGCGCCGACCCCGGGGTCGCGGCCTTCATCCCCGAGATTCAGGACTACCTGCGCCTGATCGCCTCGCTCCCGCTGCGCAACCGCGCCACCATCGCCGGCAACATCATCAACGCCTCGCCCATCGGCGACATGACCGCGATCATGCTCGCGCTCGACACCACGCTGGTCTTCACCCAAGGCGACCAGACCCGCGAGGTGGAGCTGAAGCGCTTCTACAAGGGCTACAAGACCTTTGATAAGCGCCCCGGCGAAATCATGACCGAGATGCACCTGGCCCTCCCCCCGCAGGGCACGGCGGTCTTGTTCGAAAAAGTCTCCAAGCGGCGCTGCCTGGACATCGCCACGGTCAACAGCGGGGCGAAGCTGCGGATCAGCGACGAGGGCGTGATCGAAGAGGCCAGCCTCACGGTGGGCGGCGTGGCCGCCACCCCGCTGTGGCTGGAGAAAACCGGCGAGTTTCTGGTGGGCAAGAGCCTCACCCCGGAGCTGCTGCGGGAGGCGCTGAAGGTGGCCCACACCGAGATGTCTCCGATCTCCGACGTGCGCGGCAGCGCCGACTACAAGCGCCTGCTCGCCACCCAGCTTTTAACCGCCCACTTTGTCAAACTCGCCGGCGACAGGGTGAGCGTGGAGGCGATGCTGGCCGGCTGA
- a CDS encoding BlaI/MecI/CopY family transcriptional regulator, with amino-acid sequence MSHILRFPDLALGELEQEVLETLWHEGPLSPGGVHRRVGVARGISVNTVSSALKRLQDKGLLEREKVSHSYVYTAVVTRAELQRQLIGAIASRFAGEERSGLLAAFVDVAEAGGEETLRKLEAMIAARLTEGE; translated from the coding sequence ATGTCTCATATCCTGCGATTTCCTGACCTGGCACTGGGTGAACTCGAGCAAGAGGTGCTGGAAACCCTGTGGCACGAGGGCCCCCTCAGCCCGGGCGGCGTGCACCGGCGAGTGGGCGTGGCGCGGGGGATCTCGGTCAACACCGTGTCGTCCGCGCTCAAGCGACTCCAGGATAAGGGCCTGCTGGAGCGCGAAAAGGTCAGCCACTCCTACGTGTACACCGCCGTGGTCACCCGGGCGGAGCTGCAGCGTCAACTCATCGGCGCGATCGCCTCGCGCTTTGCTGGCGAGGAGCGCTCCGGGCTTCTGGCGGCGTTTGTGGACGTGGCCGAGGCTGGCGGGGAGGAGACGCTTCGCAAGCTCGAGGCCATGATCGCCGCCCGCCTTACGGAGGGGGAATGA
- a CDS encoding M56 family metallopeptidase, with product MSGLLEIVTFSVALIGLVAWLGTVFLAPSRLSSGMPPGPRALLARLWLYAPFWIPALVLVASLLPGTLGALLGFGDHCTLHGGHHHHLCLWHPPHLSNHPLAWSISAAVLLPVVCLLARAAWARWQERRLAAALVRTSRPSSLGPDIRLLDRQEPIALTVGVLHPVILLSTGLLASVSPQTLAIIVRHERAHVRRRDTTRALLDGFAAAILPRALRADLLRELTLAREQACDRAAAQKEGRVQVAAALTEVARLGLPQPAFGMSAGASSLEARVLHLLNPPSLSRWWPAWPMTCVVVLAALGAGPIHNLIERVVTLLLH from the coding sequence ATGAGCGGATTGCTCGAGATCGTCACGTTTTCTGTGGCGCTCATCGGCCTCGTTGCATGGCTCGGCACGGTCTTTTTGGCGCCTTCGCGCCTGTCGTCGGGGATGCCGCCGGGGCCGCGCGCGCTTCTGGCACGGCTGTGGCTCTATGCCCCCTTCTGGATTCCGGCGCTCGTCCTGGTGGCGTCTCTGCTGCCGGGGACCCTGGGTGCCCTCCTGGGCTTCGGGGACCACTGCACGCTCCACGGCGGACACCACCATCACCTCTGCCTCTGGCACCCGCCCCACCTCTCGAACCATCCGCTGGCCTGGTCCATCTCCGCGGCGGTGCTGCTTCCGGTGGTGTGCCTGCTGGCGCGCGCGGCGTGGGCCCGCTGGCAGGAGAGGCGCCTGGCGGCGGCGCTCGTGCGCACGAGTCGTCCCTCCTCGCTGGGGCCGGACATCCGCCTGCTCGATCGGCAGGAGCCGATCGCGCTGACGGTGGGCGTGCTTCACCCGGTGATTCTGCTCAGCACGGGACTCCTCGCCTCGGTGTCGCCTCAGACGCTGGCCATCATCGTGCGCCATGAGCGCGCGCACGTGCGTCGCCGGGACACCACCCGGGCGCTTCTCGACGGGTTTGCGGCGGCGATACTTCCTCGCGCCCTCCGCGCCGATCTGCTGCGTGAACTGACCCTGGCCCGGGAACAGGCCTGCGATCGGGCCGCGGCACAAAAAGAGGGGCGCGTGCAGGTGGCGGCCGCGCTCACCGAGGTGGCCCGTCTCGGACTCCCGCAACCGGCCTTTGGCATGTCTGCGGGGGCCTCGTCGCTCGAAGCCCGGGTGCTGCATCTGCTTAACCCGCCCTCCCTGTCTCGCTGGTGGCCCGCCTGG